The following DNA comes from Musa acuminata AAA Group cultivar baxijiao chromosome BXJ1-4, Cavendish_Baxijiao_AAA, whole genome shotgun sequence.
GGTCTGCAGAGTGTTGTTGGGAGCAGGGATGTGGTTATTCGAACCCTGTATGCTTGCTCCCACTGAGTCCCTCCTTCCTAGTGGAACCTCCCAGTAAGGGCCACCAACCTATCTCAGAGAACCGCATCAGCCATGGATGATGAGCTTCAATCCAGCCACCATTATGGATCGAAGTACAATAACTATCATACCAGGACAGTGGAGTCTCGGGCAGCAAGAGCTAATATGTCGGCGCAGGACACAGTGTGAGGGCATGCCTTCTCCAGCGCAGACTTGATCTCATCGATGACCTCGAACCCCCTCACAGAGTTCCGATTGGGGACGGACATCTTCTCGCTCACGATCGTCTTGCTGCTGTCCAGCAGAATCGATGCGTCGCAACCCTGAAAGGTGAAGGTACAAGCTTGTTCTTGAGAAAACATACGCATTGGTCTCACAAACTACATGTCAGCAACCTTAACGAAGCAGTCGTGGAAGTGGAGACGAAGCAGGGAAGCAGCCATCCGTGCTTCCTTAGCTACAGCTTTTGCTACGATGGACTTCACGATCTCATGAGCTTTGGGGCATGAGCGGTCGTAGAACTGTGGGAAGAGGAACGGATCACCGTGAGGGAAGGCGAAGCAAAGAGGAGAAAGAGCGAGGGCTGTGAGAAGCATAAGGAAGCTGATTGAAAGAGCCATGTTTCCTGGGTTTTCTTCT
Coding sequences within:
- the LOC103981341 gene encoding peroxidase 72, which gives rise to MALSISFLMLLTALALSPLCFAFPHGDPFLFPQFYDRSCPKAHEIVKSIVAKAVAKEARMAASLLRLHFHDCFVKGCDASILLDSSKTIVSEKMSVPNRNSVRGFEVIDEIKSALEKACPHTVSCADILALAARDSTVLVGGPYWEVPLGRRDSVGASIQGSNNHIPAPNNTLQTIITKFKLKGLDLVDLVALSGSHTIGQSRCTSFRQRLYNQTGNGLADFTLDPAYAASLRSRCPRSGGDQNLFPLDLVSPTKFDNHYFKNLVAKKGLLSSDEILFTNSPATKKLVELYAANGELFFQHFARSMVKMGNIAPLTGSMGEIRKNCRKVNHA